In Thermosphaera sp., the sequence TTCCACAGCTTTTTTGTTTGCACCAGTTGTAGCTCCTGCATTCCAAACCTCTATAGCACTCCACCCCTTGTATTCGAAAACCTTATCGCCTATTCCAAACCTCATTACGTCGAACGGGTGTGCCGGGACGACTAGGCAATTGTTTTCTCTAGCCTTATCTATTAGAGCATCCAGTGCTCTGGGGAAATCGACGGCTTCCCGACAATACAGTAAGACGTCTCCATCAATCGTCCTTACCTCCACCCCCATGATCACGACGATGTTGTTCGATGACGATGACAACCTGCTGGCCACCATGCTTCCGTGAAAAGTATCGTGGTCAGTTATAGATATGATAGATAATCCGCTTGCTACGGCGTAGTCTACAATCTCTTTAGGGCTTGCCCTTCCATCACTATATCGTGAGTGAATATGTAAGTCGGCTTTAAAGCTCATTAGCAGACCCACGTGGATGAGGATTCCAGCAACAGTTTTGTCGGGAACTAGGCTGAAAACGTTTTTAAATAGGGTAGTAGGGCTTTAACTCTGATTTACAGTAAGGGCACTTGTAGTGGACCCTTCTAGCATCGGCCCCGCAGAAGTAGGCTTTGATGCCCTGGCTGAGGCACTTAGGGCAGTAGTAGGCGTTGTTCTCCTCGTAGGCTTCGAAAAGATCGATGCTGGTCTTACATATTATGCATTTCTCGCTCGTCCACCCCTTATGTCCTGGCTTGTTGACACCCTTAATCAAACCGCTGGTCATTTAAACCACCATCTACTAGAGAGATATATTATTAGTTTTTTAAAATTAACGATTAGGTGGAATACTGTTGATAATCGCCGCTACAGGCGATGTTCACTCACCGAGGTTTCTTGAGTTATTCGCTAAATCCCTCGGCGAGCTGAACGTCAAGCCCGATGTATTCATACTACTGGGCGACAACGTTGATAAGAACTCAGTGGAGGCCTTCGGCCACGTGATCCAGTTGATAAGGAGAAACCTTCAAAACGTTCTCGTGGTCAGCGTTTTCGGGAACGAGGAGTACAGGGGTTTCGAGGAAAAATACGTCTCAAAATACCGTGAAGTAGTATGGCTTAACGACGAGTCAAAATTTTTCGAACTAGAAGGCTTTAGGATGTGCATAGTGGGCACTAGAGGTGCCCTGGAAAAACCGACTCCATGGCAGGCCAAGAACATTCCTGGCATCGCGGCCTACTACAGGGGCCTCCCCGAGAAGATCGAGAGCCTTCTTAGAGAGTGTAAGAATTTTTCGGCAAGCTACACGGTACTGGCTTCTCACTACGGTGTAACCTACTCAAACCTCAAGGGCGAGGACCCAGCTGTTTACCCCTACCTCGCGTCCCCCAGGATGAGCGATGTCATAAAAACGGGTCTTGTAGACCTCGTTCTCCACGCTCACGCGCATAACGGGGTTGTTGAACGTGTTTTACTGAACAACGTCCCAATTATCAACGCATCCCTTCCCGCAAGGCGTAAAATAGTTACCTTTGAGGCCTCAACGGGGAGAAGGAGCATTATGGATTGGATTAGGGGGCCTCCTAAGTAAATCCTTCGAAGACCGCTAGGGCACCGAGAACCGATACTATGTCAGCGTAGTGATTCAGACTTACCCCCTGTTTGCCTAGGAGCAGGTCTGCCTCGTATAGCTTCCTCGCCCCCTCCTTGCTCGTCATCAGGCCTAGGCTCCTGGCCTCGTCGATAATCCTTTTAGCATCAGAAGTCATGAAGGGCTCTGCGATGTCCAAGTAGATGGCGACCAAGGCGTTGTTCAAATCCTTAGCCTTCCTGTAATACTCTGCGATCTTCTTCAAGTAGTTGAATACGAGGGTTTCACGCGAATCGAGGAGAGTGAAAGCGGGTTGCTTGGAGCCGAGCGTTTTGAAGACCTCGCTGAAGGAAACGCCCGACTGCACTATCGTTATCTGGTCTACGCCCGTAGAGGATAAATGTTCATACAGGTCTGCCCTACCTACGGTTTTGAAAGCATCAATCATTGCCTTAACCTCTCCCCACTTGTTAATCGAGAGCACTAGGTCCAAGCTCCTCTTGAACTTGCTGGTGTCGCTTGAAACGCTCACGACGTTACTATGTCCTATCGCAATCGACAAGACCAGTAGGGGGATGGTGTAGGAGGGATGGCAGTTGCCGCAGAACCTGTATGATTCTCGCATCAGCCTGCCGGCGAGTTTTCCAAGCTCTACGCTCGCAAAGCTTAGCTCGCCCTTCCTCACCCTCTCCCCTATGGAGAAGGCTTCATCTATAACATGTATTGATGAGACGATATTGCATGAAGCTTCATCGAAGATTCTCAAAGGCTTCAACCTGTGCAGGCTCCCGGGTTTGAAGTACGCGTTGAGACCCGTTAAAGCCCCGTGTAAAAAGCTCCTTGTTACTTCGTTCACCAACGTGCACACCTAGATAATGCTTTACTGCACAAGGAATTATTAATGTGTATTAGTCAGGCTGAGAGCTCTTCTTCACGTATCCGACGGTTCGCTATTCATCATCGAAAACAATTATGCTTGAAGTTATTTAAAATAATGCCATAGGGAGGAAACACTACTTCCTAATCTTCTCGACTAAGTATTCAATAATGTAGTCGGGCGGATTAACCCCGGTAGCCGACCTCAACCCCTCCCAATATGGGAAAGCATTTACTTCGAGGATGTAATGCTTCCCTGTTGAAACGTCTTCGGCAATATCTACTCCTGCGTAGTCAAGCCCGAGCACTGATGAAGCCTTCAAAGCTGTATCAAAGATTTCAGGCGCATCAGCCTCTCTCACGGGTTCTCCAACAGCTCCTCTGGCAATATTGGTTTTCCAGCTGGACTTGCTCACTCTCTTCATGGCGCCGATAACGCGGTCCCCGACGACGAAAACCCTGTAGTCGTAACCCGGCTTCTCGAGGAATTTCTGCAGGTAGCTTGCGACCCCAACGTTCATCAAGCTCCTAGTGGTTTGAAAAGCGAGGTCAGGGTCTTCGATCAGCGCGCTTCCAAGCCCCAAACTCCCCATTAGAGGTTTATAGACTATTTTCTTCTTTCTCTCAGTATATTTCATTGCAGAGAAGGGGTTCTCAGTCACCATGGTGTCGGGAACGGGTAGCCCATGGAGCGATAGTCTGAGCAGGCTTCTCCACTTATCTTTCGCTACTAGGGCGTTTGAAGGTTTGTTGATAACCGTTGTAATGCTCGACAAGGTCTCAAGAACTCCAAGCCTTTTCTCGAAGACATCAAGGCTCATAACGAGCCCGATGCCGCG encodes:
- a CDS encoding PHP domain-containing protein, which codes for MSFKADLHIHSRYSDGRASPKEIVDYAVASGLSIISITDHDTFHGSMVASRLSSSSNNIVVIMGVEVRTIDGDVLLYCREAVDFPRALDALIDKARENNCLVVPAHPFDVMRFGIGDKVFEYKGWSAIEVWNAGATTGANKKAVEAARMLNLPGIANSDAHILEHVGVAYTLVDAKDLTVSEVFEALLKGRVKPVQGRYPFRSMVKRLSWSIEHRIRSLGGIRE
- a CDS encoding metallophosphoesterase, coding for MIIAATGDVHSPRFLELFAKSLGELNVKPDVFILLGDNVDKNSVEAFGHVIQLIRRNLQNVLVVSVFGNEEYRGFEEKYVSKYREVVWLNDESKFFELEGFRMCIVGTRGALEKPTPWQAKNIPGIAAYYRGLPEKIESLLRECKNFSASYTVLASHYGVTYSNLKGEDPAVYPYLASPRMSDVIKTGLVDLVLHAHAHNGVVERVLLNNVPIINASLPARRKIVTFEASTGRRSIMDWIRGPPK
- a CDS encoding RimK family alpha-L-glutamate ligase; this translates as MKIGIIDYRRQPPRSVVDLMEAAKKRGVEPVYLKLPLLDAVIEDGKIVVKARDEPVSIDGAVLRGIGLVMSLDVFEKRLGVLETLSSITTVINKPSNALVAKDKWRSLLRLSLHGLPVPDTMVTENPFSAMKYTERKKKIVYKPLMGSLGLGSALIEDPDLAFQTTRSLMNVGVASYLQKFLEKPGYDYRVFVVGDRVIGAMKRVSKSSWKTNIARGAVGEPVREADAPEIFDTALKASSVLGLDYAGVDIAEDVSTGKHYILEVNAFPYWEGLRSATGVNPPDYIIEYLVEKIRK